The sequence GACCAGAAGGGCATCCTGGACAACCTCTTCCAGCTGCTGAACCTGATGAACCGCGGCGCGCTCGGCGTGATGGCGATGATGCTGATCGTCGCCCTGCTGCTGATCGTCAACACCGTGCGCGTCTCGGCGTTCAGCCGCCGGCGTGAGACCGGCATCATGCGCCTGGTCGGCGCCTCCGGCTTCTACATCCAGGCGCCGTTCATCGCCGAGGCCGCGGTCGCCGGGCTCATCGGCGGTGGCCTGGCCTGCGTCGCGCTCGTGCTCGGCCGGTACTTCACCATCGACCACGGCATGGACCTCTCCCACAAGCTCACGCTCATCAACTTCGTCGGCTGGGACGCGGTGTTGACGAAGCTGCCGCTGATCCTCGCGACCAGCGTCCTGATGCCGTCCCTGGCGGCGTTCTTCGCACTGCGCAAGTACTTGAAGGTGTGACGCACACCAAGAAGGGCCGTACGGGCAACATTCCGTACGGCCCTTCGCGTTGTCCTAGACTCACCGCCATGTCAGGCCGTGACCCTCTGTGTAGTTCGCGCCGCGTCCGCCGCGGCGCCGCCCTGACACTGGTCTTCGCCGGCGTGCTGGCGACCGGCGCCGTCACCGGCGCCTTCCCGGGACCCGGCGCCCCCCAGCGCCGGGCCGCCGCCACACCCGCGGACCCGGCCGCCCGGCACGAGGCCGTGCGCCGGGCCGCCGCCGAGGCGCTGGCCGACGGCAAGTCCCCCATGGAGGCCGCCGAGCGGGCCGTCAGCCGCAGCGGCGACCGCTGGGCCGCCGTCTACTCCGAGGGCGAGTACGAGGAGTTCCAGGACGCCCTCGACGGCCGCTACACCGGCGTCGGCCTGTGGGCGCGGCAGGAGGCGGACGGCGGGATCGAGGTCACCCGCGTGCGGAGCGGTTCGCCCGCCGCCGAGGCCGGGATCCGCGCCGGCGACCGGCTGCGCAGCGTCGACGGCCGGGAGACCGACGGCCGGCCGGTCACCGAGGTGATCGCCCTGCTGCGCGGCGACGCGCCCGGCGACGGCGCGGCGGACGCCCCGGCCGGCACCACCGTCACGCTCGGTCTCGCGCGCGGCCGGCGCACCTGGACGAAGACCCTGCACCGGGCCCGGCTGTCCACCGACCCGGTCACCGTGCGTCGGCTGCCCGGCGGGGTGAGCGTGCTGAAGGTCTCCGCGTTCACCAAGGGCTCCGCCGGCGCCGTCCGCGCGGCCCTGCGCGCCGCTCCGGCCGGCGGCCGTACCGTCCTGGACCTGCGCGGGAACTCCGGCGGACTGGTCACCGAGGCCCGGGCCACCGCCTCCGCCTTCCTGGACGGCGGCCTGGTCGCCACCTACGACGTCGACGGCGTCCAGCGCGCCCTGCACGCCGACCCCGGCGGCGACACCACCCGGCCCCTGGTCGTCCTCGTCGACGGCGGCACCATGAGCGCGGCCGAGCTGCTCACCGGCGCCCTCCAGGACCGCGGCCGCGCGGTGGTGATCGGCTCGCGCACCTTCGGCAAGGGCTCCGTCCAGATGCCGACGAAACTGCCCGACGGCTCGGTGGCCGAGCTGACCGTCGGCCACTACCGCACCCCGTCCGGCCGCGCGGTCGACGGCCGGGGCATCACCCCGGACCTGGAGGCGGGACCGGAGCAGGCCCTGCCACGGGCGGAGACGGTGCTCACCGGGCTGGGCGACCCGTCGTAGCCGTGCCGCGCGGTCCCGCGTAATCGGCTGTACTCACACCCCCCGTGTGGTGCGAAAATGGTCGGCACTATGAGCAAGGGAATGTACGTACCGAAGGAGTCCCAGCCCAAGCAGGGCGGCGGGGCCGCCAAGGCCAGGGACGGCGAGAAGGGCGGCAAGCGCAAGATCGTCGCCCAGAACAAGAAGGCCCGGCACGACTACGCGATCATCGACACCTACGAGGCCGGGCTCGTGCTCATGGGCACGGAGGTCAAGTCGCTGCGCGAGGGACGCACCTCGCTGACCGACGGCTTCGTCCACATCGACCAGGGCGAGGCGTGGCTGCACAACGCCCACATCCCGGAGTACCACCAGGGCAGCTGGACCAACCACTCCGCGCGCCGCAAGCGCAAGCTGCTCCTGCACCGCGAGGAGATCGCCAAGCTGGAGGCGAAGTCCCAGGAGACGGGACACACGATCGTGCCCCTCGCCATCTACTTCAAGGACGGCCGGGCCAAGGCCGAGATCGCGCTCGCGCGCGGCAAGAAGGAGTACGACAAGCGGCAGACGCTGCGGGAGCAGCAGGACCGGCGGGAGGCGGCCCGGGCGATCGCGGCGGCGAAGCGCAGGCAGCGCGGCGGCTAGCCGGCCGGCCGACGGGAATAGGCTGGCATCGTCGGGCGTTGGTCACGTACGATGGCACTGCATCCCACAGAGGATGCGCCAACCCTCCACGGAGGGGATTGAAAAAACAACATGGGGATGATCGGTTTCGACAGCGGCTGTCGAAGCAGGGGAAGCGTGTCGAGGAAGCGGCAATGATCTCGTAAACCATATGTCGCAAAAAATAATCGCCAACACCAAGCGCGATTCCTTCGCCCTCGCTGCCTGATCAGCGACTTGCGAAGTGTCAGCCCGGGGCTGTTCCCGACCCGGATCCTGGCATCAGCTAGGGAACTAAACCTCTAGACCCGGTCACGGGGTACAGAGGGAAATCAAACAGTGACTGAGCCCGTCGGAGACTTGTCCGCGTGATCTCCGGGGCCGAGAAAATCGCAGCGGACTGCACACGGAGAAGCCCTGATTCCGCACCGTTGGACGCGGGTTCGATTCCCGCCATCTCCACGAGACCCCTCCGGGGGTCGACCCCATGTGGGCGAAGGCCCCGCCGCTTCGTGCGGCGGGGCCTTCGTCATGCCCGCCGTCCGCCCGCCAGGCCGACGAGCAGGGCCAGCGAGGCCGCCGCGGCCGGTACGGCGAAGGCGGCGACGGGGGAGAGGCGCTCGCTCGCCCAGCCGCCCGTCGCCGAGCCGCAGGCGATCCCGGCGAGCAGCCCGGTCACCATCAGGCTCATGCCCTCGTTCAGCCGGTCCGCCGGCGTGCGCCGCTGCACCAGGGCCATCGCCGTCACCATGGTCGGCGCGGTCGCCATGCCCGCGACCAGCAGCGCGCCGGCGAGCACCACGAGCGAGCCGGTGCCGGCCGCCGCCCAGGGCAGCGCCATGAGCACGGCCATCGCCGCCAGACACCGGGTGAGCCGGGGACCGGCCGGGCCTCGCGCCCCGTACGCCAGTCCCGCCGCGCACGAGCCCGCCGCCTGGAGCGCGAGCACCAGACCGGCCGCCGCGCGCTGTCCCCGCGCGTCGGCGTAGGCGATCGTGACGACCTCCATCGAGCCGAACACCGCTCCGGTCGCGAGGAAACAGGCCAGCAGCGGCGGTATGCCCGGGCTGCGCAGCGGCGAAGGTGCCTGGGAGCGGGCCGCCGGCGGCGGCTCGGTCGCCCGCTGGGCGGTGAACAGCAGCATCCCGGCGAGCAGCAGCACCGCGCCCGCGAGCGTGCCCGCCTCCGGGAAGAACGTCCCGGTCAGGAAGGAGGCGAGCACGGGCCCGAGCATGAAGCACAGCTCGTCCGCCGCCTGCTCGAACGCGTTCGCCGCGTGCAGCGCGCCGGGCTCGTCCCGCAGCAGATGGGCCCAGCGGGCACGG comes from Streptomyces sp. SCL15-4 and encodes:
- the smpB gene encoding SsrA-binding protein SmpB, producing the protein MYVPKESQPKQGGGAAKARDGEKGGKRKIVAQNKKARHDYAIIDTYEAGLVLMGTEVKSLREGRTSLTDGFVHIDQGEAWLHNAHIPEYHQGSWTNHSARRKRKLLLHREEIAKLEAKSQETGHTIVPLAIYFKDGRAKAEIALARGKKEYDKRQTLREQQDRREAARAIAAAKRRQRGG
- a CDS encoding MFS transporter, translated to MPQQTTGRDGRLRSRTARLTGYRRLFALPGARAFTTGNLLARLPMGMFSVSAVVMIAGSRGSYALAGAVTATGLAATAVAGPWVARLVDRHGQAVIALPATAVAVLGSLALLLCVRYDAPDWTLFAAYAGTAATPNIGGLSRARWAHLLRDEPGALHAANAFEQAADELCFMLGPVLASFLTGTFFPEAGTLAGAVLLLAGMLLFTAQRATEPPPAARSQAPSPLRSPGIPPLLACFLATGAVFGSMEVVTIAYADARGQRAAAGLVLALQAAGSCAAGLAYGARGPAGPRLTRCLAAMAVLMALPWAAAGTGSLVVLAGALLVAGMATAPTMVTAMALVQRRTPADRLNEGMSLMVTGLLAGIACGSATGGWASERLSPVAAFAVPAAAASLALLVGLAGGRRA
- a CDS encoding S41 family peptidase, which encodes MSGRDPLCSSRRVRRGAALTLVFAGVLATGAVTGAFPGPGAPQRRAAATPADPAARHEAVRRAAAEALADGKSPMEAAERAVSRSGDRWAAVYSEGEYEEFQDALDGRYTGVGLWARQEADGGIEVTRVRSGSPAAEAGIRAGDRLRSVDGRETDGRPVTEVIALLRGDAPGDGAADAPAGTTVTLGLARGRRTWTKTLHRARLSTDPVTVRRLPGGVSVLKVSAFTKGSAGAVRAALRAAPAGGRTVLDLRGNSGGLVTEARATASAFLDGGLVATYDVDGVQRALHADPGGDTTRPLVVLVDGGTMSAAELLTGALQDRGRAVVIGSRTFGKGSVQMPTKLPDGSVAELTVGHYRTPSGRAVDGRGITPDLEAGPEQALPRAETVLTGLGDPS